The following proteins are encoded in a genomic region of Streptomyces sp. SLBN-31:
- a CDS encoding AI-2E family transporter: MQVSDAVRRSPRHPGADPGAGRGASRGPRRMRYVVLGSRPARGVGTVARARRAAVEVRRPGDGVAVHHGLKVGAAYAWRLLVLGAAVYAGFVILGRLQLVAVALFLALVVTSVLRPLADLLARRLPRSLAVVVSVLGSLMAVLGLLALVGELVAREWDRLGREFSGGVGRIERWLQGPPFHVSPTVMSDLQGKLNTFVSEHRSTLISSAVSGAGRLVEVLTAGVLALFCSLFFIHSGDRFWSWFQEWLPQPARDPWSRAGRAAWRTFAGYTRGIVIVAATNAVLVGVALFVLRVPLALPLTLLEFFAAFVPLVGSPVALGVATVVALASRGPVIALVVLALIVIVGQIEGHVLHPLVMSWAVRLHPVVVAVSVIAGGILAGVVGAVVAVPMVSVAWAVHGELRGRPVR, encoded by the coding sequence GTGCAGGTGAGCGACGCCGTGCGTCGGTCGCCCCGACATCCGGGTGCGGACCCAGGAGCCGGTCGCGGTGCGAGCCGCGGCCCGCGGCGGATGCGGTACGTCGTGCTCGGCAGCCGGCCGGCCCGTGGCGTCGGGACGGTGGCCCGGGCGCGCCGGGCGGCCGTCGAAGTGCGGCGCCCCGGGGACGGTGTGGCCGTGCACCACGGGCTGAAGGTGGGCGCCGCGTACGCGTGGCGGCTGCTGGTGCTCGGGGCGGCCGTGTACGCGGGCTTCGTGATCCTGGGACGTCTGCAGCTGGTCGCGGTGGCGTTGTTCCTCGCCCTGGTCGTGACCTCCGTACTGCGTCCCCTCGCCGATCTCCTGGCGCGCCGGCTGCCCAGGTCCCTGGCAGTGGTGGTCAGTGTCCTGGGCAGCCTGATGGCGGTCCTCGGTCTGCTGGCGCTGGTCGGCGAACTGGTGGCCAGGGAGTGGGACCGGCTCGGGCGGGAGTTCAGCGGGGGTGTCGGGCGCATCGAGCGGTGGCTGCAGGGGCCGCCCTTCCATGTGAGTCCCACGGTGATGTCGGACCTTCAGGGCAAGCTGAACACCTTCGTCTCCGAGCACCGCTCCACACTGATCAGCAGCGCGGTGAGCGGGGCGGGACGGCTCGTGGAGGTGCTGACCGCAGGGGTGCTCGCGCTGTTCTGCTCCCTGTTCTTCATCCATTCCGGCGACCGGTTCTGGAGCTGGTTCCAGGAGTGGCTGCCGCAGCCGGCCCGGGACCCGTGGAGCCGTGCGGGCCGTGCGGCCTGGCGGACCTTCGCCGGGTACACGCGGGGGATCGTCATCGTGGCGGCCACCAACGCGGTGCTGGTCGGAGTCGCCCTGTTCGTGCTGCGGGTGCCGCTGGCCCTGCCGCTGACGCTGCTGGAGTTCTTCGCCGCGTTCGTCCCGCTGGTGGGATCGCCCGTCGCGCTGGGCGTGGCCACGGTGGTCGCCCTCGCCTCGCGCGGGCCGGTCATCGCGCTCGTGGTCCTCGCGCTGATCGTCATCGTCGGCCAGATCGAGGGCCATGTACTGCATCCGCTGGTGATGAGCTGGGCGGTCCGGCTGCACCCGGTCGTCGTGGCCGTCTCCGTCATCGCCGGGGGCATCCTGGCCGGCGTGGTCGGAGCGGTCGTGGCGGTGCCGATGGTCTCGGTGGCCTGGGCGGTGCACGGCGAACTGCGCGGCCGTCCCGTTCGGTGA
- a CDS encoding FMN-binding glutamate synthase family protein, with product MIRKAIVAVILAGGIAAAVAAVGLSPWWCLAAVPLCLLGLVGLADLVQREHSVLRNYPVLGHARFLMERIRPELQQYFIERNYDGRPFDRDVRSIVYERAKGTDAEQPYGTERDVYQPGYEFLVPSMAPCPVPGTPPRVRIGGPDCGRPYDMALLNVSAMSFGSLSANAVLALNGGAAAGGFAHDTGEGGLSEYHLRPGGDLVWEIGTGYFGCRTPEGDFDPGEFADKAAHDHVRCVSLKLSQGAKPGIGGVLPGAKVNGEIAKVRDVPEGKTVISPPYHRVFSTPRELVRFIARMRELSGGKPTGFKLCVGSRRQFLAVCKAMLAEGTAPDFIIVDGGEGGTGAAPLEFADHVGAPLTEGLLTVHNALVGTGLRDRVRIGASGKIATGTDLVKRLVQGADYGNAARAMMFAVGCIQAQRCHTNTCPTGVTTQDPRRARALDVRDKTPRVQRFQEATVASALQLMASMGVTDPADLRPHMLRRRLDPYTERSYEELYEWLEPGQLLAESPQSWAADWKAADPDHFTV from the coding sequence GTGATACGTAAGGCAATCGTCGCTGTGATCCTGGCGGGCGGCATCGCGGCAGCCGTCGCCGCGGTCGGACTCTCGCCCTGGTGGTGCCTGGCCGCCGTACCCCTGTGTCTGTTGGGGCTGGTCGGCTTGGCCGACCTGGTGCAGCGGGAGCACTCCGTACTGCGCAACTATCCCGTCCTGGGGCACGCCCGCTTCCTCATGGAGCGGATCCGCCCCGAGCTCCAGCAGTACTTCATCGAGCGGAACTACGACGGGCGCCCCTTCGACCGGGACGTGCGCAGCATCGTCTACGAGCGGGCGAAGGGCACCGACGCCGAACAGCCCTACGGCACCGAACGGGACGTCTACCAGCCCGGCTACGAGTTCCTGGTGCCCTCGATGGCACCCTGCCCGGTGCCCGGGACACCGCCGAGGGTCCGCATCGGCGGCCCGGACTGCGGCCGCCCGTACGACATGGCGCTGCTGAACGTGTCGGCGATGAGCTTCGGCTCGCTGTCGGCGAACGCCGTTCTCGCCCTCAACGGAGGTGCCGCAGCCGGGGGTTTCGCCCACGACACCGGTGAGGGCGGCCTGTCGGAGTACCACCTGCGGCCGGGCGGAGACCTGGTGTGGGAGATCGGCACCGGATACTTCGGCTGCCGCACCCCCGAAGGCGACTTCGATCCCGGCGAGTTCGCCGACAAGGCGGCCCACGACCACGTCAGGTGCGTGTCCCTGAAGTTGTCGCAGGGCGCCAAGCCGGGCATCGGCGGGGTCCTGCCGGGAGCGAAGGTCAACGGCGAGATAGCGAAGGTGCGGGACGTTCCCGAAGGGAAGACGGTGATCTCACCGCCGTACCACAGGGTGTTCTCCACCCCGCGCGAACTCGTCCGGTTCATCGCGCGGATGCGGGAGCTGTCCGGTGGCAAGCCGACGGGGTTCAAACTGTGCGTCGGCTCGCGCCGGCAGTTCCTCGCCGTGTGCAAGGCCATGCTGGCCGAGGGCACGGCCCCCGACTTCATCATCGTGGACGGCGGCGAAGGCGGCACCGGCGCCGCGCCCCTGGAGTTCGCCGACCATGTGGGCGCCCCGCTGACCGAGGGGCTGCTGACCGTGCACAACGCCCTCGTCGGCACCGGACTGCGCGACCGCGTCCGGATCGGCGCGAGCGGCAAGATCGCCACCGGCACCGATCTGGTCAAGCGTCTGGTGCAGGGCGCCGACTACGGCAACGCGGCACGGGCGATGATGTTCGCCGTCGGCTGCATCCAGGCCCAGCGCTGCCACACCAACACCTGTCCCACCGGGGTGACGACACAGGACCCCCGGCGAGCCCGCGCCCTCGACGTGCGCGACAAGACGCCGCGCGTCCAGCGGTTCCAGGAAGCCACCGTGGCGAGCGCCCTGCAGCTCATGGCGTCCATGGGCGTGACCGACCCCGCCGACCTGCGCCCGCACATGCTCCGCCGGCGCCTCGACCCCTACACCGAACGCTCCTACGAGGAGCTGTACGAGTGGCTGGAGCCGGGGCAGTTGCTCGCCGAATCTCCGCAGTCCTGGGCGGCCGACTGGAAGGCCGCCGATCCCGACCACTTCACCGTCTGA
- a CDS encoding DUF6233 domain-containing protein: protein MFDDLPPDLERLHTLRVWHALWLARIDAKIEALRLRQAEAEHGRHRRPRPPEWIVELGIGTGRRPVQVHAGDCHMAGSRRRPVGRDEARRLLTAGLGACAHCRPDAQLDVVDLSPERSGHPSTAARYRPIP, encoded by the coding sequence GTGTTCGATGACCTGCCGCCCGACCTGGAACGCCTGCACACCCTGCGCGTCTGGCACGCCCTGTGGCTGGCGCGGATCGACGCGAAGATCGAGGCGCTGCGACTGCGGCAGGCCGAGGCCGAACACGGCCGGCACAGAAGGCCGCGGCCACCGGAGTGGATCGTCGAGCTCGGCATCGGCACCGGCCGACGGCCCGTCCAGGTGCACGCGGGCGACTGCCACATGGCCGGCTCCCGTCGCCGGCCCGTCGGCCGCGACGAGGCCCGCCGCCTCCTCACCGCCGGCCTCGGAGCCTGCGCCCACTGCCGGCCCGACGCACAGCTCGACGTCGTGGACTTATCCCCCGAGAGGTCCGGTCACCCTTCGACCGCAGCACGATATCGCCCGATACCCTGA
- a CDS encoding thiamine pyrophosphate-dependent enzyme gives MARAVARVIVDALSELGVRQVFGVVGDALNPLTDAVRTTEGLEWVGCRHEEAAAFAASAQSQLSGTLGVCMGTVGPGSVHLLNGLYDAAKSHAPVLAIAGQVPLAELGTDYFQEVGNDALFSDVAVFRATITSADQMPQMLETAVRHALGRKGVAVLTVPGDLCERELSTDRPARFGLDAPLSRPDELAVRHAAGLLDRAERVTLLVGRGAHGAREDVLALADRLAAPMVLTLKAKEGFEGDANPFQVGQTGLIGNPAAASALQEADTLLLLGTDFPYRDWYPEGKTVIQVDTEAAHIGRRVPVEVGLVGDTGATVRDLLTHLSAAPAGADGARDRSHLDKARERFEQWRAGQARLADPAHDKGLLGRMRSSLDNRTHDIRPEALAAVVDRLAADDAVFTSDTGMATVWLSRFVEMRGERRLIGSYNLGSMANAMPQALGAQCLDRERQVVAFCGDGGLSMLLGDLMTLKTHRLPVKLVVFDNRRLGMVKLEQEQAGLPEFGTVLDNPDFAAVATAMGITGIRVTDPGDLEKAVRRAFDTPGPVLLDVLTNPDEIAVPAKPTVEQGWGFAVAKVKEIVRSHGDDGAH, from the coding sequence GTGGCCCGTGCCGTCGCCCGCGTGATCGTGGACGCACTGAGCGAACTCGGCGTGCGCCAGGTGTTCGGCGTCGTGGGAGACGCGCTCAACCCGTTGACGGACGCCGTTCGCACCACCGAGGGCCTGGAGTGGGTGGGCTGCCGGCACGAGGAGGCGGCGGCGTTCGCCGCGAGCGCCCAGTCGCAGCTCTCGGGCACCCTCGGAGTGTGCATGGGCACCGTCGGACCCGGCTCCGTCCACCTGCTCAACGGGCTGTACGACGCGGCCAAGAGCCACGCCCCCGTCCTGGCGATCGCCGGACAGGTGCCGCTGGCCGAACTCGGCACCGACTACTTCCAGGAAGTCGGCAACGACGCCCTCTTCAGCGACGTCGCCGTCTTCCGCGCCACCATCACCTCCGCCGACCAGATGCCGCAGATGCTGGAGACGGCCGTACGCCATGCCCTGGGCCGCAAGGGCGTCGCCGTCCTGACCGTCCCGGGCGACCTCTGCGAACGCGAGCTGAGCACCGACCGCCCGGCCCGGTTCGGGCTCGACGCGCCGCTCAGCCGGCCGGATGAGCTCGCGGTGCGGCACGCCGCCGGCCTCCTGGACCGCGCCGAACGGGTCACCCTGCTCGTCGGACGCGGCGCACACGGCGCCCGCGAGGACGTCCTCGCCCTGGCCGACCGGCTGGCCGCGCCCATGGTCCTCACCCTCAAGGCCAAGGAGGGCTTCGAAGGCGACGCCAACCCGTTCCAGGTCGGCCAGACGGGCCTCATCGGCAACCCGGCCGCCGCGTCGGCCCTCCAGGAGGCGGACACCCTGCTGCTCCTGGGCACCGACTTCCCGTACCGGGACTGGTATCCGGAGGGCAAGACCGTCATCCAGGTGGACACCGAGGCAGCCCACATCGGACGGCGGGTGCCCGTCGAGGTCGGTCTCGTCGGCGACACCGGCGCCACCGTCCGCGACCTCCTGACCCACCTCTCGGCCGCCCCCGCCGGGGCGGACGGCGCCCGGGACCGCTCGCACCTGGACAAGGCCCGTGAACGCTTCGAGCAGTGGCGCGCGGGTCAGGCCCGGCTGGCCGACCCCGCACACGACAAGGGCCTGCTCGGCCGCATGCGCTCGTCGCTGGACAACCGCACCCACGACATCCGGCCCGAGGCGCTGGCGGCCGTGGTGGACCGGCTGGCCGCCGACGACGCCGTCTTCACCTCCGACACGGGCATGGCGACGGTCTGGCTCTCGCGCTTCGTCGAGATGCGGGGGGAGCGGCGGCTCATCGGCTCCTACAACCTCGGCTCCATGGCCAACGCCATGCCGCAGGCGCTCGGCGCACAGTGTCTCGACCGGGAACGGCAGGTCGTGGCCTTCTGCGGAGACGGTGGCCTGAGCATGCTCCTCGGCGATCTCATGACGCTGAAGACGCATCGCCTCCCCGTGAAGCTCGTCGTCTTCGACAACCGTCGTCTGGGCATGGTCAAACTGGAGCAGGAACAGGCCGGGCTGCCGGAGTTCGGCACCGTCCTGGACAACCCCGACTTCGCCGCCGTGGCCACGGCCATGGGCATCACCGGCATCCGCGTCACCGACCCGGGCGACCTGGAGAAGGCGGTACGCCGGGCCTTCGACACCCCGGGACCGGTATTGCTCGACGTGCTCACCAACCCCGACGAGATCGCCGTACCGGCCAAGCCCACCGTCGAACAGGGCTGGGGATTCGCGGTGGCCAAGGTGAAGGAGATCGTCCGCAGTCACGGTGACGACGGCGCGCACTGA